From a region of the Balaenoptera ricei isolate mBalRic1 chromosome 11, mBalRic1.hap2, whole genome shotgun sequence genome:
- the IL17RC gene encoding interleukin-17 receptor C isoform X12, translating into MGTGKSLKMKRSLELQRTQRSRSLGTGSVVFDCFEAALGAEVRIWSYTQPRYQKELNLTQQLPDCRGLEVRDSIQSCWALPGLNVSADGDDVRLVLDVPEEMRFGLSLYWNQVPGPAKPWWHRNLTGPQTITLNHTDLVPCLCIQVWPLEPDSVRTSICPFREDPRAHRNLWRAARLQLLPPRAWRLDAPCSLPAEATLCWQAPDGGPCQPLVPPLPRENVTVNKALEFPLLKGHPNICVQVSTWEKQELQECLWADSLGPLKDDMLLVETRGPQDNRSLCALESSGCTPLLSRASTRAARLGGPLLQDVQSGQCLQLWDDDLGALWACPMEKYIHRRWALVWLACLLLAAVLFLLLLLKKNHVKGWLRLLKEDVRAGAAARSRAALLLYSADDAGFERLVGALASALFQLPLRVAVDLWSRRELSAQGPLAWFHAQRRQTLQEGGVVVLLFSPGAVALCREWLQDATSAAGAHGPHDAFAASLSCLLPDFLQGRAPGRYVGAYFDRLLSPDAVPALFRSVPVFSLPSQLPDFLGTLQGPAAPRPWRLAERAEQVSRALQPALDSCFRAPGTGRGMGPEAENRT; encoded by the exons ATG GGTACTGGGAAGAGCCTGAAGATGAAGAGAAGTTTGGAATTGCAGAGGACCCAGAGATCGAGGAGCCTAGGAACG GGCTCTGTAGTATTTGACTGCTTCGAGGCTGCCCTGGGGGCTGAGGTGCGAATCTGGTCCTACACTCAGCCCCGGTACCAGAAGGAACTCAATCTCACACAGCAGCTGCCTG ACTGCAGGGGTCTCGAAGTCCGGGACAGCATTCAGAGCTGCTGGG CCCTGCCAGGGCTCAACGTGTCTGCAGATGGCGACGACGTGCGCCTGGTGCTGGACGTCCCTGAGGAGATGCGCTTTGGCCTCTCCCTGTACTGGAATCAGGTCCCGGGCCCTGCAAAACCCTGGTGGCACAGAAACCTG ACTGGGCCGCAGACCATTACCTTGAACCACACAGACCTGGTTCCCTGCCTCTGTATTCAG GTGTGGCCTCTGGAGCCCGACTCTGTCAGGACCAGCATCTGCCCCTTTAGGGAGG ACCCCCGTGCACACCGGAACCTTTGGCGTGCCGCCCGGCTGCAGCTGCTGCCCCCGCGGGCCTGGCGGCTGGACGCGCCGTGCTCACTACCCGCTGAGGCCACACTGTGCTGGCAGGCACCGGATGGGGGCCCCTGCCAGCCGCTGGTCCCACCGCTGCCCCGAGAGAATGTCACTGTGAAC AAGGCTCTTGAGTTCCCATTGCTGAAAGGCCACCCCAACATCTGTGTCCAG GTGAGCACCTGGGAGAAGCAGGAGCTACAAGAGTGCTTGTGGGCTG ACTCCCTGGGGCCCCTCAAGGATGACATGCTGCTGGTGGAGACACGAGGCCCCCAGGACAACAGATCACTCTGCGCCTTGGAATCCAGTGGCTGCACTCCACTGCTTAGCAGGGCGTCCACG AGGGCAGCTCGTCTTGGAGGACCATTACTACAAGATGTGCAGTCAGGCCAGTGTCTTCAG CTGTGGGACGATGACCTGGGAGCACTATGGGCCTGCCCCATGGAAAAGT ACATCCACCGGCGCTGGGCCCTGGTCTGGCTGGCCTGCTTACTCTTGGCCGCtgtgcttttccttctcctcctcctcaaaaAGAACCACGTGAAAG GGTGGCTGAGGCTCTTGAAGGAGGACGTCCGTGCGGGGG CGGCCGCCAGGAGCCGCGCGGCTCTGCTCCTCTACTCCGCCGACGACGCTGGCTTCGAGCGCCTGGTGGGCGCCCTGGCTTCGGCGTTGTTCCAGCTGCCGCTGCGCGTGGCCGTGGACCTGTGGAGCCGCCGCGAACTGAGTGCGCAGGGGCCCCTGGCCTGGTTCCACGCGCAGCGGCGCCAGACCCTGCAGGAGGGCGGCGTGGTGGTCCTGCTCTTCTCGCCCGGGGCCGTGGCGCTGTGCCGCGAATGGCTGCAGGACGCGACGTCGGCGGCCGGGGCTCACGGCCCGCACGACGCCTTCGCCGCCTCGCTCAGCTGCTTGCTGCCAGACTTCTTGCAGGGTCGGGCGCCCGGCCGCTACGTCGGGGCCTACTTCGACAGACTGCTGTCCCCGGACGCCGTGCCCGCCCTGTTCCGCAGCGTGCCGGTCTTCTCACTGCCCTCACAGCTACCCGACTTCCTGGGGACCCTGCAGGGGCCCGCAGCCCCCCGCCCCTGGCGGCTCGCGGAGAGAGCGGAGCAGGTATCCCGGGCCCTGCAGCCCGCCCTGGACAGCTGCTTCCGGGCCCCGGGGACGGGACGCGGGATGGGGCCTGAGGCAGAGAACAGGACTTGA
- the IL17RC gene encoding interleukin-17 receptor C isoform X10, producing the protein MGACECVWSGHEDQGGCLSGSTGHPQYSPGGHWPTEPPGYWEEPEDEEKFGIAEDPEIEEPRNASLQAHVVLSFQAYPTARCVLLEVQVPAALVQPGQSVGSVVFDCFEAALGAEVRIWSYTQPRYQKELNLTQQLPDCRGLEVRDSIQSCWALPGLNVSADGDDVRLVLDVPEEMRFGLSLYWNQVPGPAKPWWHRNLTGPQTITLNHTDLVPCLCIQVWPLEPDSVRTSICPFREDPRAHRNLWRAARLQLLPPRAWRLDAPCSLPAEATLCWQAPDGGPCQPLVPPLPRENVTVNKALEFPLLKGHPNICVQVSTWEKQELQECLWADSLGPLKDDMLLVETRGPQDNRSLCALESSGCTPLLSRASTRAARLGGPLLQDVQSGQCLQLWDDDLGALWACPMEKYIHRRWALVWLACLLLAAVLFLLLLLKKNHVKGWLRLLKEDVRAGAAARSRAALLLYSADDAGFERLVGALASALFQLPLRVAVDLWSRRELSAQGPLAWFHAQRRQTLQEGGVVVLLFSPGAVALCREWLQDATSAAGAHGPHDAFAASLSCLLPDFLQGRAPGRYVGAYFDRLLSPDAVPALFRSVPVFSLPSQLPDFLGTLQGPAAPRPWRLAERAEQVSRALQPALDSCFRAPGTGRGMGPEAENRT; encoded by the exons ATGGGTGCATGTGAGTGTGTCTGGAGTGGGCACGAAGACCAGGGAGGGTGTCTGTCAGGAAGCACGGGGCATCCTCAGTATTCTCCTGGAGGACACTGGCCAACGGAACCCCCAG GGTACTGGGAAGAGCCTGAAGATGAAGAGAAGTTTGGAATTGCAGAGGACCCAGAGATCGAGGAGCCTAGGAACG CCTCTCTCCAGGCCCACGTCGTGCTCTCCTTCCAGGCCTACCCTACTGCCCGCTGCGTCCTACTGGAGGTGCAAGTGCCTGCTGCCCTCGTGCAGCCTGGTCAGTCTGTG GGCTCTGTAGTATTTGACTGCTTCGAGGCTGCCCTGGGGGCTGAGGTGCGAATCTGGTCCTACACTCAGCCCCGGTACCAGAAGGAACTCAATCTCACACAGCAGCTGCCTG ACTGCAGGGGTCTCGAAGTCCGGGACAGCATTCAGAGCTGCTGGG CCCTGCCAGGGCTCAACGTGTCTGCAGATGGCGACGACGTGCGCCTGGTGCTGGACGTCCCTGAGGAGATGCGCTTTGGCCTCTCCCTGTACTGGAATCAGGTCCCGGGCCCTGCAAAACCCTGGTGGCACAGAAACCTG ACTGGGCCGCAGACCATTACCTTGAACCACACAGACCTGGTTCCCTGCCTCTGTATTCAG GTGTGGCCTCTGGAGCCCGACTCTGTCAGGACCAGCATCTGCCCCTTTAGGGAGG ACCCCCGTGCACACCGGAACCTTTGGCGTGCCGCCCGGCTGCAGCTGCTGCCCCCGCGGGCCTGGCGGCTGGACGCGCCGTGCTCACTACCCGCTGAGGCCACACTGTGCTGGCAGGCACCGGATGGGGGCCCCTGCCAGCCGCTGGTCCCACCGCTGCCCCGAGAGAATGTCACTGTGAAC AAGGCTCTTGAGTTCCCATTGCTGAAAGGCCACCCCAACATCTGTGTCCAG GTGAGCACCTGGGAGAAGCAGGAGCTACAAGAGTGCTTGTGGGCTG ACTCCCTGGGGCCCCTCAAGGATGACATGCTGCTGGTGGAGACACGAGGCCCCCAGGACAACAGATCACTCTGCGCCTTGGAATCCAGTGGCTGCACTCCACTGCTTAGCAGGGCGTCCACG AGGGCAGCTCGTCTTGGAGGACCATTACTACAAGATGTGCAGTCAGGCCAGTGTCTTCAG CTGTGGGACGATGACCTGGGAGCACTATGGGCCTGCCCCATGGAAAAGT ACATCCACCGGCGCTGGGCCCTGGTCTGGCTGGCCTGCTTACTCTTGGCCGCtgtgcttttccttctcctcctcctcaaaaAGAACCACGTGAAAG GGTGGCTGAGGCTCTTGAAGGAGGACGTCCGTGCGGGGG CGGCCGCCAGGAGCCGCGCGGCTCTGCTCCTCTACTCCGCCGACGACGCTGGCTTCGAGCGCCTGGTGGGCGCCCTGGCTTCGGCGTTGTTCCAGCTGCCGCTGCGCGTGGCCGTGGACCTGTGGAGCCGCCGCGAACTGAGTGCGCAGGGGCCCCTGGCCTGGTTCCACGCGCAGCGGCGCCAGACCCTGCAGGAGGGCGGCGTGGTGGTCCTGCTCTTCTCGCCCGGGGCCGTGGCGCTGTGCCGCGAATGGCTGCAGGACGCGACGTCGGCGGCCGGGGCTCACGGCCCGCACGACGCCTTCGCCGCCTCGCTCAGCTGCTTGCTGCCAGACTTCTTGCAGGGTCGGGCGCCCGGCCGCTACGTCGGGGCCTACTTCGACAGACTGCTGTCCCCGGACGCCGTGCCCGCCCTGTTCCGCAGCGTGCCGGTCTTCTCACTGCCCTCACAGCTACCCGACTTCCTGGGGACCCTGCAGGGGCCCGCAGCCCCCCGCCCCTGGCGGCTCGCGGAGAGAGCGGAGCAGGTATCCCGGGCCCTGCAGCCCGCCCTGGACAGCTGCTTCCGGGCCCCGGGGACGGGACGCGGGATGGGGCCTGAGGCAGAGAACAGGACTTGA